The genomic segment ATAAAATAAATCTTCATGCAACAACCATCTCAATTTTGTTTTGCAAATTTAGGTTGTCTTATGTTGGCTTTTCTCCAATTGGAACACAGTTCATCCTGTGTTTGAATATGTTCAGTACTCTCAAAAGCATATCTATacttatcttgttttattttcatattctcccCACAGGGGACAATCGAGAGTGAAATAAACctgatcacttaaaaaaaaaacaaaacagactatTACTACAATAGTTTTAATGAGAATCTTCCATCTATGAACAGACAGGAAATTTCTGTAAGTATTTCCCTTTAAATTCATGCCTACACAAATTTTTTTATATCAAATTTACTTTATAGAAACTAATCACAACTTAAATGGGCTTTATGGTATCTGGTTCTATAAGAATTTACACTTCACACAGTCATCTAAATAGTACTTAAAGTAGTCATCTCCGAGTGGTAGTAACTGAATGCACAAAAGTCTTCCAAAATTCTCTAATGTCAATTTAAATGCCTCATCATCAAATGAAATACTTTTCGCTTGTTACAGAAGCAAAAGTTTcataagttttaattttaaagtctCTTATTTGTAGTTCCTGAAGATAATGAGAGAAAACTATCTAAAAATAGTAACTTTCTAGTTTTGCCTTATATTATTTTAACATATGGCAAACTTCAAAAACCTTACAACAAAAATGCACCAGAAACTGCTTCCTGTCCAAAAAATAGGAtccaaattaaaaagtttttactttaaataCCAAAGTCTTGGCGCTTCCGCCATCTTTCCAGCCCTCAGTCAGACGGGCGCGGAGATGCTTCTGGAAGTAACATCGCGATGGCTGCCCAAGGAGAACCCCAAGTTCAGTTCAAACTTGTTTTGGTTGGTGATGgtggtactggaaaaactacattcGTGAAGCGTCATCTGACTGGTGAATTTGAGAAGAAGTATGTAGCTACCTTGGGTGTTGAGGTCCATCCTCTTGTGTTCCATACCAACAGAGGACCTATTAAGTTCAATGTATGGGATACAGCTGGTCAGGAGAAATTTGGTGGACTGAGAGATGGCTATTATATACAAGCTCAGTGTGCCATTATAATGTTTGACGTAACATCAAGAGTTACTTACAAGAATGTGCCTAACTGGCATAGAGATCTGGTACGAGTGTGTGAGAACATCCCAATTGTGTTGTGTGGCAACAAAGTGGATATTAAGGACAGAAAGGTAAAGGCAAAGTCAATTGTCTTCCACCGAAAGAAGAATCTTCAGTACTATGACATTTCTGCCAAAAGTAACTACAACTTTGAAAAGCCCTTCCTCTGGCTTGCTAGAAAATTGATTGGAGACCCTAACTTGGAGTTTGTTGCCATGCCTGCTCTTGCCCCGCCAGAGGTGGTCATGGACCCAGCCTTGGCAGCACAGTACGAGCATGATTTAGAGGTTGCTCAGACAACTGCTCTCCCGGATGAAGATGATGACCTGTGAGAAAGTGAAGCTGGGGCCCAGCGTCAGAAGTCTAGTTTTATAGGCAACTGTCCTGTGATGTCAGTGGTGCAGCGTGTTTGCCACTTTATTATATAGCTAAGCAGAACATGTGCTTAATCTTTGGATGCTGAAGGAGATGGATGGGCTTTGGAGTGAAtgtggcagtttaaaaaaaaaaaaaacgttcaTTTTTTGGACCTGCATATTTAGGTGTTTTGGAACACAGTTGTTTCCTCCTTGAGTTTCAAATATAAGACTGCTATAGTCACATGACAATATTGAGAGGTGGAATCTTGTTTGTTACTGTCATTCCCATTCCTTTTCGTTTAGAATCAgaataaagttgtatttcaaATATCTAAGCAAGTGAACTCATCCCTTGTttaaatgagcattttaaaaCCGCTAACAGGGAAAGTTGTGCCATGTTACTATTTGAATTGCCTTTGCTATTACCACTTAACTTGATGTCATTGGGTTAAATGCTCCTAATTTTTTGTATACTTGAATCATTTCACATAAACGTAATGACAAGTCAACAGTATTGTATTCGATAAGAGGTGTAAGTACTATCAATAGTTAGGCTAAAATAACACCAACCCCACCTGCCTTTGGGCTTAGGTAGTGTCACCTAGGGATGAGATTTATGTGACCTGTCAAAGGTGGTACCTGTTTCAGATGTTTCAAACAGATATCTTAATTATATTTGCATCTTATGGTAGAAGTAACCATTTTCTAATGTAGAGCTTGTCAAAGTCTAATGAAATCATACAAATGGTTGCAGGAACTTGAGGGACATCTCGTCtgttaaatatgaatataattgtgcatttacttttgttttttgatgttacaTGTTTAATGTAAAGTTGGCATTCTAGGAAGATGTTCCATGTTTACCTGCTGTTAAGTACTCCCCAGCTTTAAAGGTTATCAAAGATTAAGGATTTCAATGGATATATCACAGCTTTGGtgatttttctctccccaaaGAATTTTTCTGGGTGGTGCAAGAAC from the Cervus canadensis isolate Bull #8, Minnesota chromosome 12, ASM1932006v1, whole genome shotgun sequence genome contains:
- the LOC122451025 gene encoding GTP-binding nuclear protein Ran encodes the protein MAAQGEPQVQFKLVLVGDGGTGKTTFVKRHLTGEFEKKYVATLGVEVHPLVFHTNRGPIKFNVWDTAGQEKFGGLRDGYYIQAQCAIIMFDVTSRVTYKNVPNWHRDLVRVCENIPIVLCGNKVDIKDRKVKAKSIVFHRKKNLQYYDISAKSNYNFEKPFLWLARKLIGDPNLEFVAMPALAPPEVVMDPALAAQYEHDLEVAQTTALPDEDDDL